A stretch of DNA from Noviherbaspirillum sedimenti:
CGCCTACTATGCTGGATGCAAGTCTGACGAATTTGGCTTCCACCTCGGCTGTCGAGGGCAGGTTGCCTGGCGCCCCGGGCGCTACATCGCAGGTCACAACATACTCTGAACCGTCCCGGTAGGTGGCAAGGCAGCGGCACTGCTGATCCTGTAGGCCTTCTACCCTTTCGATTTCGACACGGCTGGCGATCCGCGCAACCCCTTGCTCGATCGTAATATCCTCGGGCAGAGGCTCGAAGGCAAGCGTCGGGTCTGAAAGAACACGGGCGGCGATGAACTGGAGCGAAACCTGCGCATCAAACACGCTCGTGGGTTGAGGCTTGTTGCCAAGCATTGCTGCTGTCGAGGACACCTGCAGCACCAGCCGGTCAAGATCGCCAGAGGCTTTCTGGCGCGCATGCAGATCTAGGCAGCACTTGATAACGGCATGCGCGATGAAGCCGAAAGGATAGGGTTTGCAGGCGGTGGCCTCGCAGATGTAATGGTTCCCGAGTCCGTCAAGTGCGGCCGTCAGATCGGGCTGCGGTGCCATCTGCCGCACAAGGCCGTTCGCGCCCGTCAGCGACGCTGGCAAGCAGGTAAACCCCACTTCCGCCAGACGTGCGGCGACATAACCGGATTCCGCCGCCACCGCCGGCACCCAATAGGCCGACATCGCACCATGCGTGCCTCGCGTCCCCGACGCACGAGCGGCAGCCAGGCCAAAAGCCGTCTCCATTCGCGCTGCGTCAAAGCCCAGCAGACGACCCACTGCTGCCGCGGCACCTATACCGCCAGCTATACCGGTGGGATACCATCCACGCGCCGATCCAGTCCTTGCCCCCAACATCGCAAGGGAAACCCGGCACTCCACCTCCATCCCGACGCGCAAAGCGTGCAGGGCATCGGCACCGGATACGGGCCGACAACGCGAAAGCCCCAAAATGGCGGCTGCGACGGGCCCCGTGGGATGAAGTGTCGTTTCGAAATGGATATCGTCATAGGCTAGGCACGCCGAACTCAGGCAGTCTATGAGTACGCTTGCGGATGCGCCAAGCCCCTCGCGACGGCCGATCGGCGGCAGCAGCTTTCCTGGCGCATCCGCCAGATGGAAGGCCATCGCGCGCTCCACCGTCTGGCTGCGCGAGCCGGCTAGTGCACATCCGAACCAGTTAAGAAAGGCACTACTGTAGAACCCGGGAAGGGGTGTTGCCTCAACATCGGTTGCAAAAGCGGCCAACGCCTGACCGAATCGTTCCAACT
This window harbors:
- a CDS encoding MmgE/PrpD family protein, whose translation is MAQLERFGQALAAFATDVEATPLPGFYSSAFLNWFGCALAGSRSQTVERAMAFHLADAPGKLLPPIGRREGLGASASVLIDCLSSACLAYDDIHFETTLHPTGPVAAAILGLSRCRPVSGADALHALRVGMEVECRVSLAMLGARTGSARGWYPTGIAGGIGAAAAVGRLLGFDAARMETAFGLAAARASGTRGTHGAMSAYWVPAVAAESGYVAARLAEVGFTCLPASLTGANGLVRQMAPQPDLTAALDGLGNHYICEATACKPYPFGFIAHAVIKCCLDLHARQKASGDLDRLVLQVSSTAAMLGNKPQPTSVFDAQVSLQFIAARVLSDPTLAFEPLPEDITIEQGVARIASRVEIERVEGLQDQQCRCLATYRDGSEYVVTCDVAPGAPGNLPSTAEVEAKFVRLASSIVGVHAAEQLLGSLREIHEMADISDLLSRSW